One window of the Nitrospinota bacterium genome contains the following:
- a CDS encoding ATP-binding protein, with amino-acid sequence MVKKRLLWQLYPTYLLITLLALISIGWYALSSLQEFYYDRTSMDLEVRARLVERLVADQFSEKDKSRLDSLSKEVGKSASMRVTLIQPTGEVLGDSHEDPARMDNHGDRPEIKESLSGNRGVSVRFSHTLQKKMMYLAIPVKSEGKIIGVVRTSLSITFIDNALRSIEIKIAWGALAVALFAAIVSLGVSRRISRPLELMKKAAEEFARGGVPGKIPVSGSLEIAGLGEALNQMARQLDYRIRGITEERNEREAVLFSMVEGVFSVDVAERFISMNQAAAQLIGVDIKNFRRKSVQELVRNNELQKFVKKALNSREVVETDFVLQGPQERNLQARGTVLKDASDNRIGALIVLNDVTRLRRLENMRRDFVANVSHEIKTPITAIKGFVDTLMKGAINNQKDALRFLDIIGRQVDRLNAIIDDLLSLSKLEQDPDHFVLQMEEVELNNVLQSAIQACSNRAAQQSATIDLLCADNIKIKINRQLIEQAVVNLVDNAVKYSGQEKRVEVVGEQQDNTIVIRVRDFGNGIGKDHLPRLFERFYRVDQARSRDLGGTGLGLAIVKHIAQVHKGSVKADSTLGKGSTFSITLPKI; translated from the coding sequence ATGGTCAAAAAAAGGCTCTTGTGGCAGCTTTATCCAACCTATCTGCTGATCACCCTGTTGGCTTTGATTTCCATCGGGTGGTATGCGCTGAGTTCTCTGCAAGAATTTTATTACGATCGGACCTCGATGGATCTCGAAGTTCGGGCCCGGCTGGTGGAACGCCTGGTTGCAGACCAATTTTCCGAAAAAGATAAATCGCGGCTCGATTCCCTGAGCAAGGAAGTGGGCAAGAGTGCTTCCATGCGCGTGACCCTGATTCAACCCACAGGCGAGGTGCTTGGCGATTCCCACGAAGACCCGGCGCGTATGGATAACCACGGAGACCGTCCGGAAATTAAGGAATCTCTTTCTGGTAACAGAGGCGTGTCGGTTCGTTTCAGTCATACCCTCCAGAAAAAGATGATGTACCTGGCCATCCCGGTCAAGAGTGAGGGGAAGATTATTGGCGTGGTGCGAACCTCTCTTTCGATCACCTTTATAGATAACGCACTCCGGTCGATCGAGATCAAAATTGCCTGGGGAGCATTGGCCGTGGCTCTGTTTGCCGCGATCGTCAGCCTCGGCGTTTCACGGCGAATCAGCCGGCCCTTGGAATTGATGAAAAAGGCGGCGGAAGAATTCGCCCGAGGAGGCGTTCCCGGAAAAATTCCGGTTTCCGGCTCTTTGGAGATTGCCGGGTTGGGAGAAGCTCTCAACCAAATGGCCCGACAGCTGGACTACCGCATCCGCGGTATTACCGAGGAGCGCAACGAACGCGAAGCGGTACTCTTCAGTATGGTCGAGGGGGTGTTCTCCGTGGATGTGGCAGAGCGCTTTATCAGTATGAACCAGGCGGCGGCGCAATTGATTGGTGTCGATATTAAGAATTTTAGGAGGAAAAGCGTTCAAGAGTTGGTCCGCAATAACGAGCTTCAGAAGTTTGTGAAAAAAGCCCTGAACAGCCGGGAAGTGGTGGAGACGGATTTTGTTTTACAAGGCCCCCAGGAGCGGAATCTGCAAGCGCGTGGAACGGTCTTGAAGGACGCCAGTGACAATAGAATCGGCGCGTTGATTGTATTGAATGACGTGACGAGGCTCCGGCGGCTGGAGAATATGCGCCGCGATTTTGTCGCCAATGTCTCGCATGAAATCAAGACCCCGATCACGGCCATCAAGGGGTTTGTGGATACTCTCATGAAAGGGGCGATCAACAATCAAAAAGACGCCCTGCGGTTTCTGGATATTATTGGAAGGCAGGTGGATCGGTTGAATGCCATTATTGACGACCTGCTCAGCCTGTCCAAGCTGGAGCAGGACCCCGATCATTTTGTCCTGCAAATGGAAGAAGTGGAATTAAATAATGTGTTGCAGTCCGCGATTCAGGCTTGTTCCAACCGCGCCGCCCAGCAGAGTGCAACCATCGATTTGCTCTGCGCTGATAATATTAAGATAAAAATCAATCGGCAACTGATCGAGCAGGCGGTTGTCAACCTGGTGGACAACGCCGTGAAATACAGCGGACAAGAAAAACGGGTGGAGGTTGTGGGCGAACAACAAGATAATACGATCGTCATCCGGGTTCGCGATTTTGGGAATGGCATCGGTAAAGACCATTTGCCGCGTCTGTTCGAGAGATTTTACCGGGTCGATCAGGCCCGCAGCCGGGATCTGGGAGGCACGGGCCTCGGCCTCGCCATCGTCAAACATATCGCCCAGGTCCACAAAGGTTCCGTCAAAGCCGACAGCACCCTGGGCAAGGGCAGTACCTTCTCAATCACTCTTCCGAAAATTTAA